A section of the Oreochromis aureus strain Israel breed Guangdong linkage group 22, ZZ_aureus, whole genome shotgun sequence genome encodes:
- the dnai2b gene encoding dynein intermediate chain 3, ciliary isoform X1, which produces MEIVHVYSKLRSEFGRQCLFSDRPAELLLDLPPDPSLTLSFIQKNHRDQAVQACWETSEHQLNTERFETGSCGINHMEGGWPKDINPAEMEQTIRFRKKVEKDESYINSVLQLGSVMEHCIRQNNAVDIYQECFEDEEEVEEIQEPPSAKTVNVFRDPNEIKRTVTSLSWQPDGGRKLAVAYSSLEFQKSSKDMSLDSYIWDIENPNRPEMMLKPASPLVCLDYNPKDSHTLVGGSYNGQIVFWDIRKGNQPVEFSSLEHSHRDPVYKIIWLQSKTGTDAFSASTDGQVLWWDVRKLAEPTERLVLDPSREGNLDQALGAISLEFEPTMPTKFMVGTEQGLVISCNRKAKTPAEKIVCTYDSHHGPIYALQRNPFFPKNFLTVGDWTARIWSEDIKESSIMWTKYQMSYLTDACWSPVRPSVFFTVKMDGVLDVWDILFKQSDPTLSLKVCDKSLYSLSVQDNGCLVACGSQLGEATLLEICSGLSTLQKNEKSLLAAMFERESKREKILEARQREVRLKERSRSEQSREEEVGREEGEEDPKHLIARAESDFYSLVEAEVKRREKKDEVMKEKDICEEKDVKDEEQRGTSE; this is translated from the exons ATGGAGATCGTTCATGTTTACTCGAAGCTCCGCAGTGAGTTCGGCCGTCAGTGTCTGTTTTCGGATCGAcctgctgagctgctgctggatCTCCCCCCGGACCCGAGCCTGACCCTCAGCTTCATCCAGAAGAACCACCGGGACCAGGCGGTGCAGGCATGCTGGGAGACGTCAGAGCACCAG TTGAACACAGAGCGCTTTGAGACCGGAAGCTGTGGAATAAACCACATGGAGGGGGGGTGGCCCAAAGACATCAACCCTGCTGAGATGGAACAAACGATCCGTTTCAGGAAGAAGGTGGAAAAGGACGAGAGCTACATCAACAGTGTTCTGCAGCTGGGCAGC GTGATGGAGCACTGCATCAGACAGAACAATGCTGTGGACATCTATCAGGAGTGTTtcgaggatgaggaggaggtggaggaaatTCAGGAGCCACCATCAGCCAAGACCGTCAATGTCTTCAG AGATCCTAATGAGATCAAACGTACTGTCACCAGCCTGTCCTGGCAACCTGATGGCGGCAGGAAGCTGGCGGTCGCCTACTCATCCCTTGAGTTCCAGAAATCATCCAAAGACATGAGCCTAGACTCCTACATCTGGGACATTG AAAACCCGAACAGGCCAGAGATGATGCTGAAGCCAGCGTCTCCACTTGTCTGTCTGGACTACAACCCCAAAGACTCCCACACTCTGGTGGGGGGAAGCTATAACGGACAGATTG TGTTCTGGGATATCCGGAAAGGGAATCAGCCAGTGGAGTTTTCTTCTTTGGAGCACAGCCACAGAGACCCAGTGTACAAGATCATATGGCTGCAGTCCAAGACTGGAACCGATGCCTTCTCTGCCTCCACCGATGGACAG gtTTTGTGGTGGGATGTCCGCAAGCTAGCTGAGCCCACAGAGCGTCTAGTCCTGGACCCAAGCCGGGAGGGGAACCTGGACCAAGCTTTAGGAGCTATCTCTCTAGAGTTTGAGCCCACCATG CCAACTAAGTTCATGGTGGGGACGGAGCAGGGCCTGGTCATCTCCTGTAACAGGAAGGCGAAGACCCCAGCTGAGAAGATTGTCTGTACATATGACAGCCACCACGGACCCATCTACGCCCTGCAGAGGAACCCCTTCTTCCCCAAAAACTTCCTCACTGTCGGGGACTGGACTGCTCGCATTTGGTCTGAGGACATCAAAGAGTCATCCATCATGTGGACCAA GTATCAGATGTCGTACCTGACAGATGCCTGCTGGAGTCCAGTCAGACCCTCTGTCTTCTTCACCGTGAAGATGGATGGCGTGCTGGATGTGTGGGACATCCTGTTCAAACAGAGCGACCCCACGCTGAGTCTGAAG GTGTGTGACAAATCTCTGTACAGCCTCAGTGTTCAGGACAATGGGTGCTTGGTGGCCTGTGGCTCTCAGCTGGGTGAGGCCACGCTGCTAGAGATCTGCTCTGGGCTGTCGACCCTCCAGAAGAATGAAAAGAGTCTGCTGGCTGCT ATGTTTGAGCGGGAGTCTAAGCGTGAGAAGATCCTAGAGGCACGGCAGAGGGAGGTCCGTCTAAAGGAGAGGAGTCGCTCGGAGCAGAGCAGAGAAGAGGAGGTGGGCCgtgaggagggagaggaggaccCCAAGCATCTGATCGCCAGAGCTGAAAGTGATTTCTACAGCCTGGTAGAGGCAGAGGTGAAGAGGAGGGAGAAGAAGGATGAGGTGATGAAG GAAAAAGATATCTGTGAAGAGAAAGATGTGAAAGATGAAGAACAAAGAGGAACATCAGAATGA
- the dnai2b gene encoding dynein intermediate chain 3, ciliary isoform X2 has translation MEIVHVYSKLRSEFGRQCLFSDRPAELLLDLPPDPSLTLSFIQKNHRDQAVQACWETSEHQLNTERFETGSCGINHMEGGWPKDINPAEMEQTIRFRKKVEKDESYINSVLQLGSVMEHCIRQNNAVDIYQECFEDEEEVEEIQEPPSAKTVNVFRDPNEIKRTVTSLSWQPDGGRKLAVAYSSLEFQKSSKDMSLDSYIWDIENPNRPEMMLKPASPLVCLDYNPKDSHTLVGGSYNGQIVFWDIRKGNQPVEFSSLEHSHRDPVYKIIWLQSKTGTDAFSASTDGQVLWWDVRKLAEPTERLVLDPSREGNLDQALGAISLEFEPTMPTKFMVGTEQGLVISCNRKAKTPAEKIVCTYDSHHGPIYALQRNPFFPKNFLTVGDWTARIWSEDIKESSIMWTKYQMSYLTDACWSPVRPSVFFTVKMDGVLDVWDILFKQSDPTLSLKVCDKSLYSLSVQDNGCLVACGSQLGEATLLEICSGLSTLQKNEKSLLAAMFERESKREKILEARQREVRLKERSRSEQSREEEVGREEGEEDPKHLIARAESDFYSLVEAEVKRREKKDEEKDICEEKDVKDEEQRGTSE, from the exons ATGGAGATCGTTCATGTTTACTCGAAGCTCCGCAGTGAGTTCGGCCGTCAGTGTCTGTTTTCGGATCGAcctgctgagctgctgctggatCTCCCCCCGGACCCGAGCCTGACCCTCAGCTTCATCCAGAAGAACCACCGGGACCAGGCGGTGCAGGCATGCTGGGAGACGTCAGAGCACCAG TTGAACACAGAGCGCTTTGAGACCGGAAGCTGTGGAATAAACCACATGGAGGGGGGGTGGCCCAAAGACATCAACCCTGCTGAGATGGAACAAACGATCCGTTTCAGGAAGAAGGTGGAAAAGGACGAGAGCTACATCAACAGTGTTCTGCAGCTGGGCAGC GTGATGGAGCACTGCATCAGACAGAACAATGCTGTGGACATCTATCAGGAGTGTTtcgaggatgaggaggaggtggaggaaatTCAGGAGCCACCATCAGCCAAGACCGTCAATGTCTTCAG AGATCCTAATGAGATCAAACGTACTGTCACCAGCCTGTCCTGGCAACCTGATGGCGGCAGGAAGCTGGCGGTCGCCTACTCATCCCTTGAGTTCCAGAAATCATCCAAAGACATGAGCCTAGACTCCTACATCTGGGACATTG AAAACCCGAACAGGCCAGAGATGATGCTGAAGCCAGCGTCTCCACTTGTCTGTCTGGACTACAACCCCAAAGACTCCCACACTCTGGTGGGGGGAAGCTATAACGGACAGATTG TGTTCTGGGATATCCGGAAAGGGAATCAGCCAGTGGAGTTTTCTTCTTTGGAGCACAGCCACAGAGACCCAGTGTACAAGATCATATGGCTGCAGTCCAAGACTGGAACCGATGCCTTCTCTGCCTCCACCGATGGACAG gtTTTGTGGTGGGATGTCCGCAAGCTAGCTGAGCCCACAGAGCGTCTAGTCCTGGACCCAAGCCGGGAGGGGAACCTGGACCAAGCTTTAGGAGCTATCTCTCTAGAGTTTGAGCCCACCATG CCAACTAAGTTCATGGTGGGGACGGAGCAGGGCCTGGTCATCTCCTGTAACAGGAAGGCGAAGACCCCAGCTGAGAAGATTGTCTGTACATATGACAGCCACCACGGACCCATCTACGCCCTGCAGAGGAACCCCTTCTTCCCCAAAAACTTCCTCACTGTCGGGGACTGGACTGCTCGCATTTGGTCTGAGGACATCAAAGAGTCATCCATCATGTGGACCAA GTATCAGATGTCGTACCTGACAGATGCCTGCTGGAGTCCAGTCAGACCCTCTGTCTTCTTCACCGTGAAGATGGATGGCGTGCTGGATGTGTGGGACATCCTGTTCAAACAGAGCGACCCCACGCTGAGTCTGAAG GTGTGTGACAAATCTCTGTACAGCCTCAGTGTTCAGGACAATGGGTGCTTGGTGGCCTGTGGCTCTCAGCTGGGTGAGGCCACGCTGCTAGAGATCTGCTCTGGGCTGTCGACCCTCCAGAAGAATGAAAAGAGTCTGCTGGCTGCT ATGTTTGAGCGGGAGTCTAAGCGTGAGAAGATCCTAGAGGCACGGCAGAGGGAGGTCCGTCTAAAGGAGAGGAGTCGCTCGGAGCAGAGCAGAGAAGAGGAGGTGGGCCgtgaggagggagaggaggaccCCAAGCATCTGATCGCCAGAGCTGAAAGTGATTTCTACAGCCTGGTAGAGGCAGAGGTGAAGAGGAGGGAGAAGAAGGATGAG GAAAAAGATATCTGTGAAGAGAAAGATGTGAAAGATGAAGAACAAAGAGGAACATCAGAATGA
- the dnai2b gene encoding dynein intermediate chain 3, ciliary isoform X3 produces the protein MEIVHVYSKLRSEFGRQCLFSDRPAELLLDLPPDPSLTLSFIQKNHRDQAVQACWETSEHQVMEHCIRQNNAVDIYQECFEDEEEVEEIQEPPSAKTVNVFRDPNEIKRTVTSLSWQPDGGRKLAVAYSSLEFQKSSKDMSLDSYIWDIENPNRPEMMLKPASPLVCLDYNPKDSHTLVGGSYNGQIVFWDIRKGNQPVEFSSLEHSHRDPVYKIIWLQSKTGTDAFSASTDGQVLWWDVRKLAEPTERLVLDPSREGNLDQALGAISLEFEPTMPTKFMVGTEQGLVISCNRKAKTPAEKIVCTYDSHHGPIYALQRNPFFPKNFLTVGDWTARIWSEDIKESSIMWTKYQMSYLTDACWSPVRPSVFFTVKMDGVLDVWDILFKQSDPTLSLKVCDKSLYSLSVQDNGCLVACGSQLGEATLLEICSGLSTLQKNEKSLLAAMFERESKREKILEARQREVRLKERSRSEQSREEEVGREEGEEDPKHLIARAESDFYSLVEAEVKRREKKDEVMKEKDICEEKDVKDEEQRGTSE, from the exons ATGGAGATCGTTCATGTTTACTCGAAGCTCCGCAGTGAGTTCGGCCGTCAGTGTCTGTTTTCGGATCGAcctgctgagctgctgctggatCTCCCCCCGGACCCGAGCCTGACCCTCAGCTTCATCCAGAAGAACCACCGGGACCAGGCGGTGCAGGCATGCTGGGAGACGTCAGAGCACCAG GTGATGGAGCACTGCATCAGACAGAACAATGCTGTGGACATCTATCAGGAGTGTTtcgaggatgaggaggaggtggaggaaatTCAGGAGCCACCATCAGCCAAGACCGTCAATGTCTTCAG AGATCCTAATGAGATCAAACGTACTGTCACCAGCCTGTCCTGGCAACCTGATGGCGGCAGGAAGCTGGCGGTCGCCTACTCATCCCTTGAGTTCCAGAAATCATCCAAAGACATGAGCCTAGACTCCTACATCTGGGACATTG AAAACCCGAACAGGCCAGAGATGATGCTGAAGCCAGCGTCTCCACTTGTCTGTCTGGACTACAACCCCAAAGACTCCCACACTCTGGTGGGGGGAAGCTATAACGGACAGATTG TGTTCTGGGATATCCGGAAAGGGAATCAGCCAGTGGAGTTTTCTTCTTTGGAGCACAGCCACAGAGACCCAGTGTACAAGATCATATGGCTGCAGTCCAAGACTGGAACCGATGCCTTCTCTGCCTCCACCGATGGACAG gtTTTGTGGTGGGATGTCCGCAAGCTAGCTGAGCCCACAGAGCGTCTAGTCCTGGACCCAAGCCGGGAGGGGAACCTGGACCAAGCTTTAGGAGCTATCTCTCTAGAGTTTGAGCCCACCATG CCAACTAAGTTCATGGTGGGGACGGAGCAGGGCCTGGTCATCTCCTGTAACAGGAAGGCGAAGACCCCAGCTGAGAAGATTGTCTGTACATATGACAGCCACCACGGACCCATCTACGCCCTGCAGAGGAACCCCTTCTTCCCCAAAAACTTCCTCACTGTCGGGGACTGGACTGCTCGCATTTGGTCTGAGGACATCAAAGAGTCATCCATCATGTGGACCAA GTATCAGATGTCGTACCTGACAGATGCCTGCTGGAGTCCAGTCAGACCCTCTGTCTTCTTCACCGTGAAGATGGATGGCGTGCTGGATGTGTGGGACATCCTGTTCAAACAGAGCGACCCCACGCTGAGTCTGAAG GTGTGTGACAAATCTCTGTACAGCCTCAGTGTTCAGGACAATGGGTGCTTGGTGGCCTGTGGCTCTCAGCTGGGTGAGGCCACGCTGCTAGAGATCTGCTCTGGGCTGTCGACCCTCCAGAAGAATGAAAAGAGTCTGCTGGCTGCT ATGTTTGAGCGGGAGTCTAAGCGTGAGAAGATCCTAGAGGCACGGCAGAGGGAGGTCCGTCTAAAGGAGAGGAGTCGCTCGGAGCAGAGCAGAGAAGAGGAGGTGGGCCgtgaggagggagaggaggaccCCAAGCATCTGATCGCCAGAGCTGAAAGTGATTTCTACAGCCTGGTAGAGGCAGAGGTGAAGAGGAGGGAGAAGAAGGATGAGGTGATGAAG GAAAAAGATATCTGTGAAGAGAAAGATGTGAAAGATGAAGAACAAAGAGGAACATCAGAATGA